One window of Paludibacter propionicigenes WB4 genomic DNA carries:
- a CDS encoding VapE domain-containing protein translates to MANHEETKTSKYSKNESIERYLCKSYEFRFNTIKSKSEFRKKNDTGTFIPISTYHINTFRRELDRNGVNTTTDNIRTIIFSDFAQKVDPLKQYFNELVPVQNGAIKALANSVVVTNPQKWTPYLTKWLVGVAANTLDDSQCKNHLCLVLTGAQGKFKTTFLDHLCPQRLKSYLFTGKIDPQSKDTQTLIAEFLFINIDDQLKELNKKDENALKNLITTPSVKYRRPYDIYIEEYPHTASFMASVNGSEFLTDPTGSRRFLAFEVVDINIEEATKIRMDDVYAEVMFLYHSGIRYWFNDIEIQELTIHNNRHQVQTLEYEMLVKGFIVPNDSDNSVEYLTNSDILNYLQAHTAYTLSSKRLGEALLKTRFVKVSKRLNGNPAYCYGVIKVTPNPFYQ, encoded by the coding sequence AAATCATGAAGAGACCAAGACTTCAAAATATTCCAAAAATGAGAGTATTGAACGCTACCTATGCAAAAGCTACGAGTTTAGATTCAATACGATTAAATCCAAATCTGAATTTCGTAAAAAGAACGATACGGGTACTTTCATTCCTATATCAACTTACCATATCAATACTTTCAGGCGCGAATTGGATAGAAACGGAGTAAATACCACTACTGATAATATTAGAACCATTATCTTTAGTGATTTTGCTCAAAAGGTTGACCCATTGAAACAATACTTCAATGAATTAGTTCCAGTACAAAATGGAGCGATAAAAGCACTGGCCAACTCAGTAGTTGTAACTAACCCGCAGAAGTGGACACCCTACCTAACTAAATGGTTAGTGGGTGTCGCTGCAAACACCTTAGACGACAGCCAGTGCAAAAACCATTTATGCCTTGTTCTAACAGGTGCACAAGGAAAATTCAAGACAACTTTCCTAGATCATTTGTGTCCTCAACGTCTTAAATCATATTTATTTACAGGGAAAATAGACCCGCAAAGCAAGGACACTCAAACTCTTATAGCTGAATTCTTATTTATCAACATCGACGATCAGTTAAAAGAACTCAACAAAAAAGACGAGAATGCCCTCAAGAACTTAATCACTACTCCATCTGTAAAGTACCGTAGACCATACGATATTTATATTGAAGAATATCCGCATACTGCAAGCTTCATGGCCTCTGTTAATGGTTCTGAATTTCTGACTGATCCAACCGGTTCAAGAAGATTTCTCGCTTTTGAAGTTGTTGACATTAATATCGAAGAAGCAACTAAAATCAGAATGGATGATGTTTATGCGGAAGTCATGTTTTTGTATCATTCAGGCATCCGTTATTGGTTCAACGATATTGAAATTCAAGAACTGACTATACACAATAACCGTCATCAGGTGCAGACTTTAGAATATGAAATGTTGGTTAAAGGATTCATTGTACCAAATGATTCGGACAATAGCGTCGAGTACCTAACTAATTCTGATATTCTTAATTACTTACAAGCTCATACAGCCTATACGCTTTCTTCAAAACGATTGGGTGAGGCACTATTAAAAACGAGGTTTGTAAAGGTATCAAAGAGGCTAAATGGAAATCCGGCATATTGTTATGGAGTAATTAAAGTAACTCCAAACCCATTTTATCAATAG